The Nitrospirota bacterium DNA segment ATCTTTACCACCCCACCAGAAAGCCCCACCCTTTGGGCGGGGATGAATAGGTTAGATGAAAGTTATTCCCTTTAACAAAGCTCCACCCTTTGGGTGGGGTGGTTTACTGTCAATAAAATAGAACCGTCCCATTTTTTATCCTTTTTAAACTTGACGGAGTCAAATATAATCGGTTATGTTTACAATTGTCAATTAAAAATGCTTTCGCATATCATTGCGAGGAGCGACGCGGTTGCGAGGCAAAGCCGAAGCAAACTGACACGAAGTGTCATTGCGAGCACCCCAAGGGTGCGTGGCAATCTCAAATGAGACTCCTTGCTTCGCTCGGAACAGGCTCCGCAATTTCAAAAGGCCAAAGAATACTGTGAGGCAGAGCTTTAGCCATGTATATACAATTAGTCTTGACAAATATGTAAAATAATGAGAAAATTAGAAATAAAAATAAGAGGAGAAAGTATATATAATGAAGACTACAATTGACATAGATGATGGTATCTTGAAAAAGGTTATGGAAATATCCAGGTCAAAGACAAAGAAAGGAGCGATTACTGTTGCCCTTAGCGAATATCTGAGGCTTAAAAAGAGAGAAGAACTTAAAGGGCTGATAGGTAACTATAAAGACTTTAGCCTTACACTTGATGACCTCAGGAAGATGCGGCATGAGCGATAAGCTACTTGTGGATACCTCAGCGTGGATTCTGAGTTTTAAAGACTCAGGTAATCAAAAACTGAAAGATTATCTCAGAGAATCCATAGACTCTGATAGAGTAGTTACTACCAATATTGTGATACTTGAACTCTTGCAGGGATGTAAAGATAAAAATGAATACAAAACACTTAAGTCTCGTCTCGATATACTACCGCTTTACAAGGTAACAGACAGATCATGGTCTATTGCCTATGAAATAGGGTTTTTCTTAAAAAGAAAAGGGTTAACAGTGCCGACTGTTGATATAATTTTAGCCTCTATAGCAAAAGAAAATGCATTAACTATTCTTCATCATGATAATCACCTGAAGATTATATCTCGTGAGATTGGTATTAAGACCGTAGATTTTCTTTAAAAACAGGAGGAGATAGATTTGAACCATAAAATAGAAGGGAAACCCCAAAAAATCGAAAGAGTTTTTGGGGACATCAGTATTGAGCTTGCTGAAAGGGTCAGGAATCTCCCACCATATCTTTTTGCAGCGATAGACCAGATGAAACAAGAGGCTATTGCAGAAGGTGTTGACCTTATTGACCTGAGTATCGGAGACCCCGACATGCCGACACCAGTAAATATAGTAGAACGGATGAAAAAGGCGGTTGAAGACCCTGCAAACCACCGCTACCCATCTTACGAAGGGATGCTGAGTTTCAGGGAGGCTGTTGCAGACTGGTATAAGAGACGATTCAATGTGGAAGCTGACCCTGAAAATGAGGTTCTTTCATTGATTGGCTCTAAAGAGGGGATAGGACACATACCGCTCGCCTTTGTTAATTTAGGTGATATAGTCCTTGTCCCTTCACCATGTTATCCTGTATATCCAATCGGGACGCTACTTGCTGGCGGAGAACCCTACTTCATGCCCCTCAGAAAGGAAAATGGTTTTCTCCCTGACCTCAAGAGTATTCCCTCAAATATGGCAAAAAAGGCAAAGCTCATGTTTATTAACTACCCCAATAACCCAACATCAGCAGTTGCAGAGAGACCTTTCTTTGAAGAGGTCATTGAATTTGCTCTAAAAAATAACATCATCGTATGCCATGATGCCGCATACTCTGAGATATATTTTGATGGTTATAAACCAATAAGTTTTCTATCTGTGCCAGGGGCAATGGAAGTGGGTATAGAGTTTCACTCCCTTTCCAAGACATATAATATGACAGGCTGGAGGATAGGTTTTGCTGTAGGAAATGAAAAGATAATCTCAGGTCTTGGTAGAATAAAAACAAACCTTGATTCAGGTATATTCCAGGCAATTCAGGAGGCAGGGATAGAGGCGCTGAATACAGAAGAGGGTGTCCTGAGAGAAATAAGAGATACATACCAGAGAAGACGAGATGTCTTAATCTCGGGGCTCACCCAGGCTGGATTAAAAACAACTCTATCAAAGGCTACATTCTATGTCTGGATGGGAATTCCTGAGGGCTTTACATCTTCAGATTTTACAGCTTTATTGCTCAAGGAAGCAGGGGTCCTGACGACACCTGGAAATGGTTTTGGAGATGCAGGTGAGGGATATATAAGGATAGCGTTGACTGTTGGGGAGGAGAGATTGACTGAGGCTGTGGAGAGGATTAAAGGGGTTTTATGACAAAAACAGCATACCTCAGCATTGGCTCTAATCTCGGTGACAGAGTAGCAAACTGTCTTGAGGCGATAAGACTGCTTAGGGAAACCCCATTTGTGAGCATCCATAAGGTCTCATCCCTTTACGAAACAGAACCTGTTGGTTATGCAAAGCAGGGCGATTTTATAAACTGTGTGGTGGAAGTCGAAACAACTCTAAATGCTGAAATGCTCCTTGATTTATGTCTCAATATAGAAAATACCATCGGAAGGGCAGGGACATTCAAGTTGGGTCCACGGATTATAGACATAGATATTTTACTTTACGGTAGCGAGATAATAAACAGAGAATCGAAGATCGCGAAGCAAAGGCTCACCATCCCACATCCCTACATGCATGAAAGAAGATTTGTCCTTGCCCCGCTATCAGAGATAGCAGCGGAGGTAATACATCCGTTACTCAAAAAAGATATAAGAACACTCCTCGATGAGTTAAACGATAAAAAAAAGGTTAGAAGGTTGTGTCACTCATCCATAGATATATAGCCATTGAAGGTCCTATCGGTGTGGGGAAGACAAGCCTTGCAGAACTTCTTGCAAGGGAATTTGATGCAAGGCTCATCCTTGAACAGGTGGAGGATAACCCTTTTCTCAGTTATTTTTATTCGGATAGAAAGAGATACGCATTCCAGACACAGATATTCTTTCTGCTTTCAAGATACCGTCAACAGCAGGAACTATCTCAGCAGGATTTATTTAACAGGGTTACCATAACTGACTATATCTTTCTTAAGGACAGGGTCTTTGCATATGTA contains these protein-coding regions:
- the folK gene encoding 2-amino-4-hydroxy-6-hydroxymethyldihydropteridine diphosphokinase, whose product is MTKTAYLSIGSNLGDRVANCLEAIRLLRETPFVSIHKVSSLYETEPVGYAKQGDFINCVVEVETTLNAEMLLDLCLNIENTIGRAGTFKLGPRIIDIDILLYGSEIINRESKIAKQRLTIPHPYMHERRFVLAPLSEIAAEVIHPLLKKDIRTLLDELNDKKKVRRLCHSSIDI
- a CDS encoding PIN domain-containing protein, with product MSDKLLVDTSAWILSFKDSGNQKLKDYLRESIDSDRVVTTNIVILELLQGCKDKNEYKTLKSRLDILPLYKVTDRSWSIAYEIGFFLKRKGLTVPTVDIILASIAKENALTILHHDNHLKIISREIGIKTVDFL
- a CDS encoding type II toxin-antitoxin system VapB family antitoxin, yielding MKTTIDIDDGILKKVMEISRSKTKKGAITVALSEYLRLKKREELKGLIGNYKDFSLTLDDLRKMRHER
- a CDS encoding LL-diaminopimelate aminotransferase, which encodes MSIELAERVRNLPPYLFAAIDQMKQEAIAEGVDLIDLSIGDPDMPTPVNIVERMKKAVEDPANHRYPSYEGMLSFREAVADWYKRRFNVEADPENEVLSLIGSKEGIGHIPLAFVNLGDIVLVPSPCYPVYPIGTLLAGGEPYFMPLRKENGFLPDLKSIPSNMAKKAKLMFINYPNNPTSAVAERPFFEEVIEFALKNNIIVCHDAAYSEIYFDGYKPISFLSVPGAMEVGIEFHSLSKTYNMTGWRIGFAVGNEKIISGLGRIKTNLDSGIFQAIQEAGIEALNTEEGVLREIRDTYQRRRDVLISGLTQAGLKTTLSKATFYVWMGIPEGFTSSDFTALLLKEAGVLTTPGNGFGDAGEGYIRIALTVGEERLTEAVERIKGVL